Proteins encoded within one genomic window of Bacillus thuringiensis:
- a CDS encoding spore coat protein W: protein MDDLNKFSSFKFDKDQKNIIIDLLLSDIFNRHGINEEKLKNLSPEKKQQIKSIVSEIQSQVNNYLD, encoded by the coding sequence ATGGATGATTTAAACAAATTTTCTTCCTTTAAGTTTGATAAGGATCAAAAGAATATAATTATAGACCTTTTACTCTCAGATATTTTTAATAGGCATGGGATAAATGAAGAAAAACTAAAAAATTTATCGCCAGAAAAAAAGCAGCAAATTAAAAGTATTGTTTCTGAAATACAATCACAAGTTAATAATTATTTAGATTGA
- a CDS encoding spore coat protein yields MCECEVCRRKKNRDPLNREFEPKKRVPEPKKEDCEPKKEDCEPKKEDCEPKKEDCEPKKEDCESLNYYSFSKNANFLEEAIQTDEIDQISEEYIEIVDSADVQVTTTDTKAALSIQAALQAAIVVVVSISIADSEKADKITQELFQKSAIKQINRQKTFIKNSRNVTVTTTDTDIAVNIQILLQILLALLVKLNIL; encoded by the coding sequence ATGTGTGAATGTGAAGTTTGTAGAAGAAAGAAAAATCGGGATCCATTAAACCGGGAGTTTGAGCCGAAAAAACGAGTTCCTGAGCCAAAAAAAGAGGATTGTGAGCCAAAAAAAGAGGATTGTGAGCCGAAAAAAGAGGATTGCGAGCCAAAAAAAGAGGATTGTGAACCAAAGAAAGAAGATTGCGAATCATTAAATTATTATTCGTTTAGTAAAAATGCAAATTTTTTAGAGGAAGCTATACAAACAGATGAAATCGATCAAATTTCTGAGGAATATATTGAAATAGTTGATTCAGCAGATGTACAAGTTACTACTACAGATACAAAAGCTGCGCTATCTATCCAAGCGGCATTACAAGCAGCTATCGTAGTTGTAGTAAGTATTTCTATAGCAGATAGTGAAAAGGCAGATAAAATAACACAAGAATTATTTCAAAAATCAGCTATTAAACAAATTAATAGACAAAAAACATTTATTAAAAATTCCAGAAACGTAACTGTAACAACTACTGATACAGATATTGCAGTGAATATTCAAATTCTCCTTCAAATTTTATTAGCTTTATTAGTTAAACTAAACATTTTATAA
- a CDS encoding GNAT family N-acetyltransferase yields the protein MSIQMATSNDLEWINNQYDSIGFVRSDLKRDKVAIITYNNEYAGVGRLVQIDDDTIEMGGIFILPQFRGLHLAGELVSFLVETAKKLQVKNVYCLPFEELENFYKKYGFTEVDATKEVIHPIILKKYNWCLDTYDKHVLLFKL from the coding sequence ATGAGTATTCAAATGGCTACATCTAACGATTTAGAATGGATTAATAATCAATATGACTCAATAGGATTTGTACGAAGTGATTTAAAAAGAGATAAAGTTGCAATCATTACATACAACAACGAGTATGCAGGTGTGGGACGATTAGTCCAAATAGATGATGATACTATAGAAATGGGTGGAATTTTTATTCTCCCTCAATTTAGAGGGTTACATTTAGCTGGGGAACTTGTATCATTTTTAGTAGAAACTGCGAAAAAATTACAAGTAAAAAATGTATATTGTCTTCCTTTTGAGGAATTAGAAAACTTTTATAAGAAATATGGCTTTACTGAAGTTGATGCTACAAAAGAAGTTATCCATCCAATTATTCTAAAAAAATATAACTGGTGTTTGGATACTTATGATAAACATGTTTTACTATTTAAGTTGTGA